A single region of the Poecile atricapillus isolate bPoeAtr1 chromosome 25, bPoeAtr1.hap1, whole genome shotgun sequence genome encodes:
- the NLRX1 gene encoding NLR family member X1 isoform X3 encodes MSRAMQCQSCLPWGSWAQLPRSLAGSRGTRSVSVCAAAVPAGPAGRCFLRRILRTSSISLPRGCVRYQGDSREISAQPGSSHHGQSQLRNVASSGAIKKHQKSLSAWFSHQPNEERQFGPSFSLDAVHVDPVIRESSLEEILKPSPDLTIQNQLQQPCRKVISLNNLFDVDACGRQVKNVVLYGTVGTGKSTLIKKMVVDWCHGRLPHFELVIPFSCEDLSHSHAHVSLRRLITKKYQHLRDVVPVLEASSLRVLFILNGLERLNLDFRLAGTELCCDPNEPVPPSAIVVNLLRKYLLPEASIIVTTRPSAVRRIPGKYVGRYAEICGFSDTNLQKLYFQMRLSQPGCSGEESQHRSSAEQENLVEMLSRNLERHNQITAACFLPSYCWLVCTTLHFLYFTRTVPPSQTLTGIYTSFLRLNFSGEVLDSTDPTHISMMKYAAKTVGKLAYEGVMSRKTCFSEEDLRQCFEVEMKTESELNLLEVFRSDVFRFFLSPCMQPGKEHTFVFTIPAMQEYLAALYVVLGEKKTLAQRVGKELSEVIGKVSEDVAVVVNIISKVLPLRFLPVLFNLLKIFPRYFSRVSGKDKDAIAHTMAEELFKEEDYYNDDVLDQINSSILGVEGPMRHPDEAPDDEVFELFPIFMGGILSRRNRAILEQLGCSIKNLAAFEIAKAMKKTVIRKGRKGLPPSELMDYLFFLHEFQNERFAAEAVRSLRAVNLSSVKMTPLKCSVLASVMSTTCHEVEELNLTSCNLDSGSLRTLFPVLLRCKALHLQLNSLGSEACKEIRDLLLHDKCVVSSLRLTNNPVGEQGARYLAEALAGNRSLTQLSLLHTALGDPGAEAIAQHLAQNQHLQELNLGYNSLTDTAALRVVEVAKRHETLDKVHLYFNDISEDGKRALDSLRMDRDGVRALVFLTAGTDVSDYWSHILNVVQRNLPFWDRERVRQHLALLLQDLESSRRQTANPWRKAKFLRVESEGSRETRCPS; translated from the exons CAGCCCGGCTCCTCTCACCATGGTCAGTCCCAGCTGAGGAACGTGGCCTCTTCTG GTGCCATCAAGAAGCACCAGAAGAGCCTGTCTGCATGGTTCAGCCACCAGCCCAATGAGGAGAGGCAGTTTGGCCCTTCCTTCTCGCTGGATGCCGTCCACGTGGACCCAGTGATCCGGGAGAGCTCCCTGGAGGAGATTCTGAAGCCCTCCCCTGATTTAACCATCCAgaaccagctccagcagccctgtAGGAAGGTTATCAGCCTCAACAACCTCTTTGACGTGGATGCCTGTGGGCGGCAGGTGAAGAACGTGGTGCTCTATGGCACAGTGGGCACGGGCAAGAGCACCCTCATCAAGAAGATGGTGGTGGACTGGTGCCACGGCCGCCTGCCCCACTTTGAGCTGGTCATCCCCTTCTCCTGCGAGGACCTGTCCCACAGCCATGCCCACGTGTCCCTGCGGCGCCTCATCACCAAGAAGTACCAGCACCTCCGGGACGTGGTGCCGgtgctggaagcttccagcCTCAGGGTGCTCTTCATCCTCAACGGCCTGGAGCGCCTCAACCTGGACTTCCGCCTGGCTGGCACGGAGCTGTGCTGTGACCCCAACGAGCCCGTGCCACCCTCTGCCATCGTGGTCAACCTGCTGCGGAAATACCTCCTGCCCGAG gCCAGCATCATTGTCACCACGCGCCCTTCGGCCGTGCGCCGCATCCCCGGCAAGTACGTGGGCCGCTACGCCGAGATCTGCGGCTTCTCCGACACCAACCTGCAGAAGCTCTACTTCCAGATGCGCCTCAGCCAGCCGGGCTGCTCCGGAGAGGAGAGCCAGCACCGCAGCTCGGCGGAGCAGGAGAACCTGGTGGAGATGTTGTCGAGGAACTTGGAGCGCCACAACCAAATAACAGCTGCCTGCTTCTTGCCCTCCTACTGCTGGCTGGTGTGCACCACCCTGCACTTCCTCTACTTCACCAGGACGGTTCCTCCCAGCCAGACCCTGACTGGCATCTACACCAGCTTCCTGCGGCTCAACTTCAGCGGGGAGGTGCTGGACAGCACCGACCCCACCCACATCTCCATGATGAAGTACGCGGCCAAGACAGTGGGCAAGCTGGCCTACGAAGGGGTGATGTCCCGCAAGACCTGCTTCTCAGAGGAGGACCTGCGGCAGTGCTTTGAGGTGGAGATGAAGACCGAGAGCGAGCTCAACCTCCTGGAGGTTTTCCGCAGCGACGTCTTCCGCTTCTTCCTCAGCCCGTGCATGCAGCCGGGCAAGGAGCACACCTTTGTCTTCACCATCCCCGCCATGCAGGAGTACCTGGCAGCCCTGTACGTGGTGCTGGGTGAGAAGAAGACCCTGGCCCAGAGAGTGGGGAAGGAGCTGTCAGAGGTCATTGGGAAGGTGAGCGAAGATGTGGCTGTGGTTGTGAACATCATCTCCAAGGTGCTGCCCTTGCGTTTCCTCCCCGTGCTCTTCAACCTGCTCAAGATCTTCCCTCGCTACTTCTCCCGGGTGAGCGGCAAGGACAAGGATGCCATTGCCCACACCATGGCAGAGGAGCTGTTCAAAGAGGAGGACTACTACAACGATGATGTCTTGGACCAGATCAACTCCAGCATCCTGGGCGTGGAAGGCCCCATGCGCCACCCCGACGAGGCCCCGGATGATGAGGTCTTCGAGCTCTTCCCCATTTTCATGGGCGGAATCCTGTCCCGCCGCAACCGCGccatcctggagcagctgggctgctcCATCAAGAACCTGGCAGCCTTTGAGATCGCCAAGGCCATGAAGAAGACGGTGATCAGGAAGGGCCGCAAGGGCCTGCCCCCCTCCGAGCTCATGGACTACCTGTTCTTCCTGCACGAGTTCCAGAACGAGCGCTTCGCGGCCGAGGCCGTCCGCTCCCTCCGCGCTGTCAACCTCTCCTCCGTCAAGATGACCCCTCTCAAGTGCTCCGTGCTGGCATCTGTCATGAGCACCACGTGTCACGAGGTGGAGGAGCTGAACCTGACCTCCTGCAACCTGGACAGCGGCAGCTTGAGGACCctcttccctgtcctgctgcgATGCAAAGCTCTCCA TCTGCAGCTCAACAGCCTGGGCTCTGAAGCCTGCAAGGAAATTCGTGACCTGCTCCTGCATGACAAGTGTGTGGTGAGCAGCCTGCG GCTGACCAATAACCCCGTGGGCGAGCAGGGCGCTCGCTACCTGGCCGAGGCGCTGGCCGGCAACCGCTCGCTGacccagctgtccctgctgcacacTGCGCTGGGGGACCCCGGCGCCGAGGCCATCGCCCAGCACCTGGCCCAGAACCAGCACCTGCAGGAGCTCAACCTGGGCTACAACTCCCTGACGGACACGGCGGCCCTGCGCGTGGTGGAGGTGGCCAAAAGGCACGAGACGCTGGACAAAGTGCA tcTCTACTTCAATGACATCAGTGAGGATGGCAAGAGGGCACTCGACAGCCTGCGCATGGACCGGGACGGCGTCAGGGCTCTGGTTTTCCTCACGGCGGGCACCGACGTCTCCGATTACTGGTCCCACATCCTGAACGTGGTGCAGAGGAACCTGCCCTTCTGGGACCGAGAGCGGGTCCGGCAGCACCTcgccctcctcctgcaggaccTGGAGAGCAGCCGCAGACAGACTGCCAACCCCTGGAGGAAAGCCAAATTCCTGCGAGTCGAGAGCGAG GGCTCGAGGGAGACAAGATGTCCATCAT AA
- the NLRX1 gene encoding NLR family member X1 isoform X2 has translation MSRAMQCQSCLPWGSWAQLPRSLAGSRGTRSVSVCAAAVPGPAGRCFLRRILRTSSISLPRGCVRYQGDSREISAQPGSSHHGQSQLRNVASSGAIKKHQKSLSAWFSHQPNEERQFGPSFSLDAVHVDPVIRESSLEEILKPSPDLTIQNQLQQPCRKVISLNNLFDVDACGRQVKNVVLYGTVGTGKSTLIKKMVVDWCHGRLPHFELVIPFSCEDLSHSHAHVSLRRLITKKYQHLRDVVPVLEASSLRVLFILNGLERLNLDFRLAGTELCCDPNEPVPPSAIVVNLLRKYLLPEASIIVTTRPSAVRRIPGKYVGRYAEICGFSDTNLQKLYFQMRLSQPGCSGEESQHRSSAEQENLVEMLSRNLERHNQITAACFLPSYCWLVCTTLHFLYFTRTVPPSQTLTGIYTSFLRLNFSGEVLDSTDPTHISMMKYAAKTVGKLAYEGVMSRKTCFSEEDLRQCFEVEMKTESELNLLEVFRSDVFRFFLSPCMQPGKEHTFVFTIPAMQEYLAALYVVLGEKKTLAQRVGKELSEVIGKVSEDVAVVVNIISKVLPLRFLPVLFNLLKIFPRYFSRVSGKDKDAIAHTMAEELFKEEDYYNDDVLDQINSSILGVEGPMRHPDEAPDDEVFELFPIFMGGILSRRNRAILEQLGCSIKNLAAFEIAKAMKKTVIRKGRKGLPPSELMDYLFFLHEFQNERFAAEAVRSLRAVNLSSVKMTPLKCSVLASVMSTTCHEVEELNLTSCNLDSGSLRTLFPVLLRCKALHLQLNSLGSEACKEIRDLLLHDKCVVSSLRLTNNPVGEQGARYLAEALAGNRSLTQLSLLHTALGDPGAEAIAQHLAQNQHLQELNLGYNSLTDTAALRVVEVAKRHETLDKVHLYFNDISEDGKRALDSLRMDRDGVRALVFLTAGTDVSDYWSHILNVVQRNLPFWDRERVRQHLALLLQDLESSRRQTANPWRKAKFLRVESEVKKMLGKLQDGSL, from the exons CAGCCCGGCTCCTCTCACCATGGTCAGTCCCAGCTGAGGAACGTGGCCTCTTCTG GTGCCATCAAGAAGCACCAGAAGAGCCTGTCTGCATGGTTCAGCCACCAGCCCAATGAGGAGAGGCAGTTTGGCCCTTCCTTCTCGCTGGATGCCGTCCACGTGGACCCAGTGATCCGGGAGAGCTCCCTGGAGGAGATTCTGAAGCCCTCCCCTGATTTAACCATCCAgaaccagctccagcagccctgtAGGAAGGTTATCAGCCTCAACAACCTCTTTGACGTGGATGCCTGTGGGCGGCAGGTGAAGAACGTGGTGCTCTATGGCACAGTGGGCACGGGCAAGAGCACCCTCATCAAGAAGATGGTGGTGGACTGGTGCCACGGCCGCCTGCCCCACTTTGAGCTGGTCATCCCCTTCTCCTGCGAGGACCTGTCCCACAGCCATGCCCACGTGTCCCTGCGGCGCCTCATCACCAAGAAGTACCAGCACCTCCGGGACGTGGTGCCGgtgctggaagcttccagcCTCAGGGTGCTCTTCATCCTCAACGGCCTGGAGCGCCTCAACCTGGACTTCCGCCTGGCTGGCACGGAGCTGTGCTGTGACCCCAACGAGCCCGTGCCACCCTCTGCCATCGTGGTCAACCTGCTGCGGAAATACCTCCTGCCCGAG gCCAGCATCATTGTCACCACGCGCCCTTCGGCCGTGCGCCGCATCCCCGGCAAGTACGTGGGCCGCTACGCCGAGATCTGCGGCTTCTCCGACACCAACCTGCAGAAGCTCTACTTCCAGATGCGCCTCAGCCAGCCGGGCTGCTCCGGAGAGGAGAGCCAGCACCGCAGCTCGGCGGAGCAGGAGAACCTGGTGGAGATGTTGTCGAGGAACTTGGAGCGCCACAACCAAATAACAGCTGCCTGCTTCTTGCCCTCCTACTGCTGGCTGGTGTGCACCACCCTGCACTTCCTCTACTTCACCAGGACGGTTCCTCCCAGCCAGACCCTGACTGGCATCTACACCAGCTTCCTGCGGCTCAACTTCAGCGGGGAGGTGCTGGACAGCACCGACCCCACCCACATCTCCATGATGAAGTACGCGGCCAAGACAGTGGGCAAGCTGGCCTACGAAGGGGTGATGTCCCGCAAGACCTGCTTCTCAGAGGAGGACCTGCGGCAGTGCTTTGAGGTGGAGATGAAGACCGAGAGCGAGCTCAACCTCCTGGAGGTTTTCCGCAGCGACGTCTTCCGCTTCTTCCTCAGCCCGTGCATGCAGCCGGGCAAGGAGCACACCTTTGTCTTCACCATCCCCGCCATGCAGGAGTACCTGGCAGCCCTGTACGTGGTGCTGGGTGAGAAGAAGACCCTGGCCCAGAGAGTGGGGAAGGAGCTGTCAGAGGTCATTGGGAAGGTGAGCGAAGATGTGGCTGTGGTTGTGAACATCATCTCCAAGGTGCTGCCCTTGCGTTTCCTCCCCGTGCTCTTCAACCTGCTCAAGATCTTCCCTCGCTACTTCTCCCGGGTGAGCGGCAAGGACAAGGATGCCATTGCCCACACCATGGCAGAGGAGCTGTTCAAAGAGGAGGACTACTACAACGATGATGTCTTGGACCAGATCAACTCCAGCATCCTGGGCGTGGAAGGCCCCATGCGCCACCCCGACGAGGCCCCGGATGATGAGGTCTTCGAGCTCTTCCCCATTTTCATGGGCGGAATCCTGTCCCGCCGCAACCGCGccatcctggagcagctgggctgctcCATCAAGAACCTGGCAGCCTTTGAGATCGCCAAGGCCATGAAGAAGACGGTGATCAGGAAGGGCCGCAAGGGCCTGCCCCCCTCCGAGCTCATGGACTACCTGTTCTTCCTGCACGAGTTCCAGAACGAGCGCTTCGCGGCCGAGGCCGTCCGCTCCCTCCGCGCTGTCAACCTCTCCTCCGTCAAGATGACCCCTCTCAAGTGCTCCGTGCTGGCATCTGTCATGAGCACCACGTGTCACGAGGTGGAGGAGCTGAACCTGACCTCCTGCAACCTGGACAGCGGCAGCTTGAGGACCctcttccctgtcctgctgcgATGCAAAGCTCTCCA TCTGCAGCTCAACAGCCTGGGCTCTGAAGCCTGCAAGGAAATTCGTGACCTGCTCCTGCATGACAAGTGTGTGGTGAGCAGCCTGCG GCTGACCAATAACCCCGTGGGCGAGCAGGGCGCTCGCTACCTGGCCGAGGCGCTGGCCGGCAACCGCTCGCTGacccagctgtccctgctgcacacTGCGCTGGGGGACCCCGGCGCCGAGGCCATCGCCCAGCACCTGGCCCAGAACCAGCACCTGCAGGAGCTCAACCTGGGCTACAACTCCCTGACGGACACGGCGGCCCTGCGCGTGGTGGAGGTGGCCAAAAGGCACGAGACGCTGGACAAAGTGCA tcTCTACTTCAATGACATCAGTGAGGATGGCAAGAGGGCACTCGACAGCCTGCGCATGGACCGGGACGGCGTCAGGGCTCTGGTTTTCCTCACGGCGGGCACCGACGTCTCCGATTACTGGTCCCACATCCTGAACGTGGTGCAGAGGAACCTGCCCTTCTGGGACCGAGAGCGGGTCCGGCAGCACCTcgccctcctcctgcaggaccTGGAGAGCAGCCGCAGACAGACTGCCAACCCCTGGAGGAAAGCCAAATTCCTGCGAGTCGAGAGCGAGGTCAAGAAAATGCTGGGGAAACTGCAGGATGGGAGCCTCTAA
- the NLRX1 gene encoding NLR family member X1 isoform X1, whose product MSRAMQCQSCLPWGSWAQLPRSLAGSRGTRSVSVCAAAVPAGPAGRCFLRRILRTSSISLPRGCVRYQGDSREISAQPGSSHHGQSQLRNVASSGAIKKHQKSLSAWFSHQPNEERQFGPSFSLDAVHVDPVIRESSLEEILKPSPDLTIQNQLQQPCRKVISLNNLFDVDACGRQVKNVVLYGTVGTGKSTLIKKMVVDWCHGRLPHFELVIPFSCEDLSHSHAHVSLRRLITKKYQHLRDVVPVLEASSLRVLFILNGLERLNLDFRLAGTELCCDPNEPVPPSAIVVNLLRKYLLPEASIIVTTRPSAVRRIPGKYVGRYAEICGFSDTNLQKLYFQMRLSQPGCSGEESQHRSSAEQENLVEMLSRNLERHNQITAACFLPSYCWLVCTTLHFLYFTRTVPPSQTLTGIYTSFLRLNFSGEVLDSTDPTHISMMKYAAKTVGKLAYEGVMSRKTCFSEEDLRQCFEVEMKTESELNLLEVFRSDVFRFFLSPCMQPGKEHTFVFTIPAMQEYLAALYVVLGEKKTLAQRVGKELSEVIGKVSEDVAVVVNIISKVLPLRFLPVLFNLLKIFPRYFSRVSGKDKDAIAHTMAEELFKEEDYYNDDVLDQINSSILGVEGPMRHPDEAPDDEVFELFPIFMGGILSRRNRAILEQLGCSIKNLAAFEIAKAMKKTVIRKGRKGLPPSELMDYLFFLHEFQNERFAAEAVRSLRAVNLSSVKMTPLKCSVLASVMSTTCHEVEELNLTSCNLDSGSLRTLFPVLLRCKALHLQLNSLGSEACKEIRDLLLHDKCVVSSLRLTNNPVGEQGARYLAEALAGNRSLTQLSLLHTALGDPGAEAIAQHLAQNQHLQELNLGYNSLTDTAALRVVEVAKRHETLDKVHLYFNDISEDGKRALDSLRMDRDGVRALVFLTAGTDVSDYWSHILNVVQRNLPFWDRERVRQHLALLLQDLESSRRQTANPWRKAKFLRVESEVKKMLGKLQDGSL is encoded by the exons CAGCCCGGCTCCTCTCACCATGGTCAGTCCCAGCTGAGGAACGTGGCCTCTTCTG GTGCCATCAAGAAGCACCAGAAGAGCCTGTCTGCATGGTTCAGCCACCAGCCCAATGAGGAGAGGCAGTTTGGCCCTTCCTTCTCGCTGGATGCCGTCCACGTGGACCCAGTGATCCGGGAGAGCTCCCTGGAGGAGATTCTGAAGCCCTCCCCTGATTTAACCATCCAgaaccagctccagcagccctgtAGGAAGGTTATCAGCCTCAACAACCTCTTTGACGTGGATGCCTGTGGGCGGCAGGTGAAGAACGTGGTGCTCTATGGCACAGTGGGCACGGGCAAGAGCACCCTCATCAAGAAGATGGTGGTGGACTGGTGCCACGGCCGCCTGCCCCACTTTGAGCTGGTCATCCCCTTCTCCTGCGAGGACCTGTCCCACAGCCATGCCCACGTGTCCCTGCGGCGCCTCATCACCAAGAAGTACCAGCACCTCCGGGACGTGGTGCCGgtgctggaagcttccagcCTCAGGGTGCTCTTCATCCTCAACGGCCTGGAGCGCCTCAACCTGGACTTCCGCCTGGCTGGCACGGAGCTGTGCTGTGACCCCAACGAGCCCGTGCCACCCTCTGCCATCGTGGTCAACCTGCTGCGGAAATACCTCCTGCCCGAG gCCAGCATCATTGTCACCACGCGCCCTTCGGCCGTGCGCCGCATCCCCGGCAAGTACGTGGGCCGCTACGCCGAGATCTGCGGCTTCTCCGACACCAACCTGCAGAAGCTCTACTTCCAGATGCGCCTCAGCCAGCCGGGCTGCTCCGGAGAGGAGAGCCAGCACCGCAGCTCGGCGGAGCAGGAGAACCTGGTGGAGATGTTGTCGAGGAACTTGGAGCGCCACAACCAAATAACAGCTGCCTGCTTCTTGCCCTCCTACTGCTGGCTGGTGTGCACCACCCTGCACTTCCTCTACTTCACCAGGACGGTTCCTCCCAGCCAGACCCTGACTGGCATCTACACCAGCTTCCTGCGGCTCAACTTCAGCGGGGAGGTGCTGGACAGCACCGACCCCACCCACATCTCCATGATGAAGTACGCGGCCAAGACAGTGGGCAAGCTGGCCTACGAAGGGGTGATGTCCCGCAAGACCTGCTTCTCAGAGGAGGACCTGCGGCAGTGCTTTGAGGTGGAGATGAAGACCGAGAGCGAGCTCAACCTCCTGGAGGTTTTCCGCAGCGACGTCTTCCGCTTCTTCCTCAGCCCGTGCATGCAGCCGGGCAAGGAGCACACCTTTGTCTTCACCATCCCCGCCATGCAGGAGTACCTGGCAGCCCTGTACGTGGTGCTGGGTGAGAAGAAGACCCTGGCCCAGAGAGTGGGGAAGGAGCTGTCAGAGGTCATTGGGAAGGTGAGCGAAGATGTGGCTGTGGTTGTGAACATCATCTCCAAGGTGCTGCCCTTGCGTTTCCTCCCCGTGCTCTTCAACCTGCTCAAGATCTTCCCTCGCTACTTCTCCCGGGTGAGCGGCAAGGACAAGGATGCCATTGCCCACACCATGGCAGAGGAGCTGTTCAAAGAGGAGGACTACTACAACGATGATGTCTTGGACCAGATCAACTCCAGCATCCTGGGCGTGGAAGGCCCCATGCGCCACCCCGACGAGGCCCCGGATGATGAGGTCTTCGAGCTCTTCCCCATTTTCATGGGCGGAATCCTGTCCCGCCGCAACCGCGccatcctggagcagctgggctgctcCATCAAGAACCTGGCAGCCTTTGAGATCGCCAAGGCCATGAAGAAGACGGTGATCAGGAAGGGCCGCAAGGGCCTGCCCCCCTCCGAGCTCATGGACTACCTGTTCTTCCTGCACGAGTTCCAGAACGAGCGCTTCGCGGCCGAGGCCGTCCGCTCCCTCCGCGCTGTCAACCTCTCCTCCGTCAAGATGACCCCTCTCAAGTGCTCCGTGCTGGCATCTGTCATGAGCACCACGTGTCACGAGGTGGAGGAGCTGAACCTGACCTCCTGCAACCTGGACAGCGGCAGCTTGAGGACCctcttccctgtcctgctgcgATGCAAAGCTCTCCA TCTGCAGCTCAACAGCCTGGGCTCTGAAGCCTGCAAGGAAATTCGTGACCTGCTCCTGCATGACAAGTGTGTGGTGAGCAGCCTGCG GCTGACCAATAACCCCGTGGGCGAGCAGGGCGCTCGCTACCTGGCCGAGGCGCTGGCCGGCAACCGCTCGCTGacccagctgtccctgctgcacacTGCGCTGGGGGACCCCGGCGCCGAGGCCATCGCCCAGCACCTGGCCCAGAACCAGCACCTGCAGGAGCTCAACCTGGGCTACAACTCCCTGACGGACACGGCGGCCCTGCGCGTGGTGGAGGTGGCCAAAAGGCACGAGACGCTGGACAAAGTGCA tcTCTACTTCAATGACATCAGTGAGGATGGCAAGAGGGCACTCGACAGCCTGCGCATGGACCGGGACGGCGTCAGGGCTCTGGTTTTCCTCACGGCGGGCACCGACGTCTCCGATTACTGGTCCCACATCCTGAACGTGGTGCAGAGGAACCTGCCCTTCTGGGACCGAGAGCGGGTCCGGCAGCACCTcgccctcctcctgcaggaccTGGAGAGCAGCCGCAGACAGACTGCCAACCCCTGGAGGAAAGCCAAATTCCTGCGAGTCGAGAGCGAGGTCAAGAAAATGCTGGGGAAACTGCAGGATGGGAGCCTCTAA